The region GATGGACGGGATGCCCAAGGCCCGCATGAGCGGAACACCGGCCCCGCCGGAGGCCGGGACCGGGACGACCGGGCCGGGCCGTACGCGTGGCGGCCCTGCGGGCGCCCGGGCGCGGACACCGCCCATGAGGGGACCCCCGTCTCCTGACGTGCACCGATACCGACTTTTAAGTCAGTCGCCTGACTTAAGATAACAGTGTGTACCGGACCGGATCCCCTTTCGGTCGGACGCGGAGGGAAGGCGGGGACGCGGCGGCGCCGTCAGCTGGGCAGGAGCGGTTCCGGTGTGGTCAGCGTCACTGTCCGGGCCGACCGCGCCCCGGGCCAGGCCCCGGACCGCCCCGCCGGGCGCCGGAACGGGCCTGCCGGACGGGATCGGTACGGTGGTCCCCATGAGCGAGAGGCGGACGAGGTCGGAACGTGTCGTCACGACACGCGAGGCGATCCTGGCGGCGGCGGAGCGGCTCTTCGCCGAGCACGGGATCTCCGGCGTCTCCAACCGCCAGATCGGCCAGGAGGCCGGGCAGGGGAACAACACGGCGGTCACCTACCACTTCGGCTCCCGGGAGGGCCTGGTGCGCGCCATCGTGCGCAGGCACACCGACCGGATCGAGGAGATCCGCCGCCACATGGTGCTGCGGGCCGAGGGCTCCGACGACGTCCGGGACTGGATCGCCTGCATGGTGGCGCCCTTCGCCCAGCACCTGGCGGACCTGGGCGTCCCCTCCTGGTTCGGGCGGTTCAGCGCCCAGGTCATGGCCGACCCCGCCTACCGCGACATCATGGCGCTGGAGGCCCTGGACTCCGCATCCCTGGCCCGCGCGGGCAGGGAACTGCTCCGGTGCCTGCCCGACCTGCCCGAGGAGGTCCGCGAGGAGCGCCAGGAGATGGTCCGCATCCTCATGGTCCACATGATCGCCGAGCGGGAGCGCGCCCTGGCCGAGGGGGCGCACACGGCGCACGACTCCTGGCAGCGGGCGGCGTCCGGACTGGCCGACGCCCTCGCCGGCCTGTGGACCGCCCCGGTGGCCCTGCCCCGCCCGTGAGCACCGGCCGCTCCCTGCACGGCCGGTGCCCCTACCGCGGCCCGCGCAGGAACAGGAACAGTTTGAGCCCGCGGAGCCGCCGGGCGTCCCCCGTGGCCTGGTAGCCCCGGACCGCCTGCGCGTAGGCGTGGCGGGCCTCGTCCCTGCGCCGGGTCGCCCGCCAGGTGTCACCGAGGCCCTCCCAGGCCTGGGCTTCGCTGTGGATGTCGCCCGACCGTCGGGAGAGGTCGCGTGCGCGGGTGTAGGCGTCCTCCGCCTCGTCGAGCCGGTCCGATCTGCGCAGCACCAGGCCGAGGTTGTTCCAGGCCAGGGCCTCGCCGTGGGTGTGCCCGAGCCGCTGGTAGAGGTCACGCGCCCCGGTGTAGGCGTCGGCGGCCTCCGGTAACCGTCGCATGCTGAACAGGACGTTGCCGAGGTTGTTCCGCGCGTCGGCCTCTTGCTTGGTGTCGCCGAGCCGCTCGGAGAGCTCACGGGCCCGGGTGTGAGCGTCCAGGGCCTCATCGAACCGGCGCGCCTCGCGCAGTGCGAGGCCGAGTCGGTTCCACGCCAGGATCTCCCCCTGGCCGTCGCCGAGCCGCTCGGAGAGCTCACGGGCCTGAGTGTGAGCGTCGATCGCCTCCTTGAACCGGTACATCTCGTCCAAGGACGAACCGAGGTTCGTCCAGGCCAGGGCCTCACCCGCTTCATCCCCGACCTGCCGGTAGAGGTCGCGTGCCCGGGTATGGGCATCGATCGACTCCTTGAACCGGCGTGCCTCGCGCAACGACGAACCGAGGTTGTTCCACGCCAGAGCCTCGCCCTGTGTGTTACCGAGCCCCTGGTAAAGATCGCGGGCGCGCGTGTGCGCGTCGACCGCCTCCCCCGCCGCGAAGGTGTCCTGAAGGACGTTGCCGAGGTTGTTCCAAGCCCTGGCCTCGCCCCGCGTATCGCCGAGCCGTTCGCAGAGGTCACG is a window of Nocardiopsis changdeensis DNA encoding:
- a CDS encoding TetR/AcrR family transcriptional regulator; this translates as MSERRTRSERVVTTREAILAAAERLFAEHGISGVSNRQIGQEAGQGNNTAVTYHFGSREGLVRAIVRRHTDRIEEIRRHMVLRAEGSDDVRDWIACMVAPFAQHLADLGVPSWFGRFSAQVMADPAYRDIMALEALDSASLARAGRELLRCLPDLPEEVREERQEMVRILMVHMIAERERALAEGAHTAHDSWQRAASGLADALAGLWTAPVALPRP